Proteins from a genomic interval of Desulfovibrio piger:
- a CDS encoding nitroreductase family protein, with amino-acid sequence MDFKQLALAARTCRRFEEERPLQMADLEWLVDCARLTPCARNAQQLRYSLVGPGETCRRLFGMTKWAAALKDWGGPFPGERPTGFIVMSMPKNAGDLVWLDTGIAAQTIQLAASSRDWGCCMIASFDHSGVSELVQLPDELRPTLVLGLGVAKEVRRVADVPESGALGYWRDAEQVHYVPKLALDKLILNRF; translated from the coding sequence ATGGATTTCAAGCAACTGGCACTGGCGGCCCGTACCTGCCGCCGTTTCGAAGAAGAGCGTCCGCTGCAGATGGCGGATCTGGAATGGCTGGTAGACTGCGCCCGCCTGACCCCCTGCGCCCGTAACGCCCAGCAACTGCGCTACAGCCTCGTGGGTCCCGGCGAGACCTGCCGGCGTCTGTTCGGCATGACCAAATGGGCGGCGGCCCTCAAGGACTGGGGGGGGCCCTTCCCCGGTGAGCGCCCCACGGGCTTCATCGTCATGAGCATGCCCAAGAACGCGGGCGACCTGGTCTGGCTGGATACCGGCATCGCGGCCCAGACCATCCAGCTGGCGGCCTCCAGCCGTGACTGGGGCTGCTGCATGATCGCCTCGTTCGACCATAGCGGCGTGAGCGAGCTGGTCCAGCTTCCCGACGAGCTGCGCCCCACGCTGGTCCTGGGCCTTGGCGTGGCCAAGGAAGTGCGCCGCGTGGCCGACGTACCCGAAAGCGGCGCCCTGGGCTACTGGCGTGACGCCGAACAGGTGCACTATGTGCCCAAGCTGGCCCTGGACAAGCTCATCCTGAACCGTTTTTAG
- the rplU gene encoding 50S ribosomal protein L21 — MYAIIETGGKQYRVEEGSKIVVEKLAGEAGSEIKLDKVLMLGGADVKVGAPYVENAAVTAEVVEQGRGAKVMVFKRWRRNDSRKLRGHRQDCTTIRVKSING, encoded by the coding sequence ATGTACGCTATTATTGAAACGGGCGGCAAACAGTACCGCGTCGAAGAAGGTTCCAAGATCGTTGTGGAAAAGCTCGCTGGCGAAGCCGGCAGCGAAATCAAGCTGGACAAGGTGCTGATGCTTGGCGGCGCCGACGTGAAAGTGGGCGCTCCCTATGTGGAAAACGCTGCCGTGACCGCCGAAGTGGTGGAACAGGGCCGCGGCGCCAAGGTCATGGTGTTCAAGCGCTGGCGTCGTAACGACTCGCGCAAGCTGCGCGGTCATCGTCAGGACTGCACCACCATCCGCGTCAAAAGCATTAACGGCTAG
- a CDS encoding IMP cyclohydrolase: MTTDLKAMYKKVHKDAFPETMTILLGDEKLVYHKRVWTLDNEEKGLRYGENPDQPAALYELREGGITCGGLRWRGPGQGIVSAMTEAQMIQAGKHPGKTNLTDVDNGANILQYLSERPAAIILKHNNPCGAAWDDGGVAAALDKAFWCDRIAAFGGAVVVNRPFTREAAEMVAASYFEVVAAPAYEEGAVEILKGRKNLRIMELPGLGRLDELTQSAFLDIKSLADGGIVVQKSFVNRILTDADFLPAEATDKNGVTVTARKPNAQEMADLRFAWAVEAGVTSNSVIFARNGATVAIGTGEQDRVGCVELAIHKAYTKYADTLAFREHNLSFYELKQKAATDAALKAALDDIQARTQEARGGLPGTVLISDGFFPFRDGVDAAMAQGVTAIGQPGGSMRDTEVIAACNEASPQVAMVFTGQRSFKH, translated from the coding sequence ATGACGACCGACCTGAAGGCCATGTACAAGAAAGTCCACAAGGACGCTTTTCCCGAGACCATGACCATTTTGCTGGGTGACGAAAAGCTTGTGTACCACAAGCGCGTCTGGACCCTGGACAACGAGGAAAAAGGTCTGCGCTACGGCGAAAACCCCGACCAGCCCGCTGCCCTGTATGAACTGCGTGAAGGTGGCATCACCTGCGGCGGCCTGCGCTGGCGTGGCCCCGGTCAGGGCATCGTGTCGGCCATGACCGAAGCCCAGATGATCCAGGCCGGCAAGCATCCCGGCAAGACCAACCTCACCGACGTGGACAACGGTGCCAACATCCTGCAGTACCTCAGCGAGCGTCCCGCGGCCATCATCCTCAAGCACAACAACCCCTGCGGCGCTGCCTGGGACGACGGCGGCGTGGCCGCTGCCCTGGACAAGGCCTTCTGGTGCGACCGCATCGCCGCTTTCGGCGGCGCGGTGGTGGTCAACCGTCCCTTCACCCGCGAGGCCGCCGAGATGGTGGCCGCCAGCTACTTCGAAGTGGTGGCCGCTCCTGCCTATGAAGAAGGCGCCGTGGAGATCCTCAAGGGCCGCAAGAACCTGCGCATCATGGAACTGCCCGGCCTGGGCCGCCTGGACGAACTGACGCAGTCCGCCTTCCTGGACATCAAGAGCCTGGCCGACGGCGGCATCGTGGTGCAGAAATCTTTCGTGAACCGCATCCTCACCGATGCCGACTTCCTGCCCGCCGAAGCCACGGACAAGAACGGCGTCACCGTCACCGCCCGCAAGCCCAACGCCCAGGAAATGGCCGACCTGCGCTTTGCCTGGGCCGTGGAAGCCGGCGTGACCTCCAACTCGGTCATCTTTGCCCGCAACGGCGCCACCGTGGCCATCGGCACCGGTGAACAGGACCGCGTGGGCTGCGTGGAACTGGCCATCCACAAGGCCTACACCAAGTACGCCGATACCCTGGCCTTCCGCGAGCACAACCTCTCCTTCTACGAGCTCAAGCAGAAGGCCGCCACCGACGCCGCCCTCAAAGCCGCTCTGGACGACATCCAGGCCCGTACCCAGGAAGCCCGCGGCGGTCTGCCCGGCACGGTGCTGATCTCCGACGGCTTCTTCCCCTTCCGTGACGGCGTGGACGCCGCCATGGCCCAGGGCGTCACCGCCATCGGCCAGCCCGGCGGCTCCATGCGTGACACCGAAGTCATCGCGGCCTGCAACGAAGCCAGCCCGCAGGTGGCCATGGTCTTCACCGGTCAGCGTTCCTTCAAGCACTAG
- the atpB gene encoding F0F1 ATP synthase subunit A: protein MAGGLPHPVLLSTFCNMDQITIGGQVVEFKHVFYSWVCMAVLFVVAYLVRRRLTLVPGGMQNFFEALIDTIENFICNTMGEAGRRFVPLLAGMFIYIFGMNLLGLIPGFDAPTANLNTTVSMALFVLVFYNALGIIRWKAHYVHHFTGPSKFLIPLMFPLEIVSHLSRPVSLSLRLFGNIRGEEIVMVLFFIMAPILGTIPIYALFLLGKTMQAFVFFMLTMFYIKGAIEAPEH from the coding sequence ATGGCTGGTGGTTTGCCGCATCCGGTATTACTCTCCACGTTCTGCAACATGGACCAGATCACGATCGGCGGACAGGTGGTGGAATTCAAACATGTCTTCTACTCCTGGGTCTGTATGGCCGTGCTCTTCGTGGTGGCCTATCTCGTGCGCCGTCGCCTGACCCTGGTGCCCGGAGGCATGCAGAACTTCTTTGAAGCTCTCATCGACACCATCGAGAACTTCATCTGCAACACGATGGGCGAGGCCGGCCGCCGTTTCGTGCCGCTGCTGGCCGGTATGTTCATCTACATTTTCGGCATGAACCTGCTGGGCCTGATCCCCGGCTTCGACGCCCCCACGGCCAACCTGAACACCACCGTGAGCATGGCCCTGTTCGTGCTCGTGTTCTACAACGCCCTGGGCATCATCCGCTGGAAGGCGCACTACGTGCACCACTTCACCGGGCCCTCCAAGTTCCTCATCCCGCTGATGTTCCCCCTGGAGATCGTGTCGCACCTGTCGCGTCCCGTCTCTCTGTCTCTCCGTCTTTTCGGTAACATCCGCGGTGAAGAAATCGTTATGGTGCTCTTCTTCATCATGGCTCCCATCCTGGGCACCATCCCGATCTACGCCCTGTTCCTGCTGGGCAAGACCATGCAGGCCTTTGTGTTCTTCATGCTGACCATGTTCTACATCAAGGGCGCCATCGAGGCCCCGGAACATTAA
- the rpmA gene encoding 50S ribosomal protein L27: MAHKKAGGSSRNGRDSAGQRRGVKRFGGQNVLAGNIIVRQLGTKIYPGTNVGMGRDYTLFAKVDGVVRFEKYIRKRRVLTRVHVEAPVAE; encoded by the coding sequence ATGGCTCATAAGAAAGCAGGCGGCTCTTCGCGTAACGGCCGCGACAGTGCGGGCCAAAGACGCGGCGTGAAGCGCTTTGGCGGCCAGAACGTGCTGGCTGGCAACATCATCGTGCGTCAGCTCGGCACCAAGATCTATCCCGGCACCAACGTGGGCATGGGCAGGGACTACACCCTGTTCGCCAAGGTTGACGGCGTGGTGCGTTTTGAAAAGTACATCCGCAAGCGTCGCGTGCTCACCCGCGTGCATGTGGAAGCCCCCGTTGCCGAATAA
- the obgE gene encoding GTPase ObgE: MRFVDEATIQVRAGKGGHGCVSFRREKFVPRGGPDGGDGGKGGSVILKADSRLLSLYDFRLKRQYEARNGQPGMGSQCNGRKGDDLILGLPVGTLVYARDEMGEEYLLADLREPDMEVVAAQGGRGGMGNEHFKTSTMRAPRFAQPGEPGEERELRLELKILADAGLLGLPNAGKSTFISQVSAARPKIAAYPFTTLTPNLGVMIDEYDPDRRMVIADIPGLIEGAHEGQGLGHRFLKHVERTRFLVHILSIEDVSDDNPWAGFELINEELRRFDPELAERRQIEVVNKIDLVDEERLEELRARARADGREVFFISARDGIGIEDLVAALWKLRDEVQVHEPLHHFVEAENVDEEEFEDIEVIYTRE, from the coding sequence ATGCGTTTTGTGGACGAAGCTACTATCCAGGTCCGGGCCGGCAAGGGCGGCCACGGCTGCGTGTCTTTCCGGCGTGAAAAGTTCGTGCCCCGCGGCGGGCCGGACGGCGGTGACGGCGGCAAGGGCGGTTCCGTCATCCTCAAGGCGGACAGCCGCCTGCTTTCCCTTTATGACTTCCGCCTCAAGCGCCAGTACGAGGCCCGCAACGGCCAGCCCGGCATGGGCAGCCAGTGCAACGGCCGCAAGGGCGATGACCTCATCCTGGGCCTGCCCGTGGGCACCCTGGTCTATGCCCGCGACGAGATGGGCGAAGAATACCTGCTGGCCGACCTGCGCGAGCCCGACATGGAAGTGGTGGCCGCCCAGGGCGGTCGCGGCGGCATGGGCAACGAGCATTTCAAGACGTCCACCATGCGCGCCCCGCGTTTCGCCCAGCCCGGCGAACCCGGCGAAGAACGCGAGCTGCGCCTGGAACTGAAGATCCTGGCCGACGCCGGCCTGCTGGGCCTGCCCAATGCGGGCAAGTCCACCTTCATCTCGCAGGTCTCGGCGGCGCGGCCCAAGATCGCGGCCTATCCCTTCACCACGCTGACGCCCAATCTGGGCGTCATGATCGACGAATACGATCCTGACCGCCGCATGGTCATCGCCGACATCCCCGGCCTCATCGAGGGCGCCCACGAAGGCCAGGGCCTGGGCCACCGTTTCCTCAAGCATGTGGAGCGCACCCGCTTCCTGGTGCACATCCTCAGCATCGAGGACGTGAGCGACGACAATCCCTGGGCCGGTTTCGAGCTCATCAACGAGGAGCTGCGCCGCTTCGACCCCGAACTGGCCGAACGTCGCCAGATCGAAGTGGTCAACAAGATCGACCTGGTGGACGAGGAGCGTCTGGAAGAGCTGCGGGCCCGCGCCCGCGCCGACGGCCGCGAGGTCTTCTTCATCTCGGCCCGTGACGGCATCGGCATCGAGGATCTGGTGGCCGCGCTCTGGAAGCTGCGCGACGAAGTGCAGGTGCACGAGCCCCTGCACCACTTCGTGGAAGCCGAGAACGTGGACGAAGAGGAATTCGAGGACATCGAAGTCATCTACACCCGCGAGTGA
- a CDS encoding redox-sensing transcriptional repressor Rex: MPTEPKSKHIPRATIQRLATYVQVLENFARDGVEVISSNPLAEACGVNGSQVRKDLAYFGEFGIRGVGYHITSLIAAITSSLGVDREWRMALVGVGNLGKAILNHGEFRARGFNIVGIFDCDPFKIGEIVHGLEVHCTKDLKAMVAEQNIEIGIITTPPERAQRAAQHLMDAGITSILNFAPARIKTPDHVHVEYVDFFHHLYALAFDHTSQHR, translated from the coding sequence ATGCCCACGGAACCCAAAAGCAAACACATCCCCCGCGCCACGATCCAGCGCCTGGCCACCTATGTGCAGGTGCTGGAAAATTTTGCGCGCGACGGCGTTGAAGTCATCTCCTCCAACCCCCTGGCCGAAGCCTGCGGGGTCAACGGCTCCCAGGTCCGCAAGGACCTGGCTTACTTCGGCGAATTCGGCATCCGCGGCGTGGGCTATCACATAACCTCCCTTATTGCGGCCATCACCTCCTCCCTGGGGGTCGACCGCGAATGGCGCATGGCGCTCGTGGGCGTCGGCAACCTGGGCAAAGCCATCCTGAACCACGGTGAATTCCGCGCCCGCGGCTTCAACATCGTGGGCATCTTCGACTGCGACCCCTTCAAGATCGGTGAGATCGTCCACGGTCTGGAAGTGCACTGCACCAAGGACCTCAAGGCCATGGTGGCCGAGCAGAACATCGAGATCGGCATCATCACCACGCCGCCCGAACGCGCCCAGCGTGCGGCCCAGCACCTGATGGATGCGGGCATCACCTCCATCCTCAATTTCGCCCCGGCGCGCATCAAGACCCCGGACCATGTGCATGTGGAGTATGTGGACTTTTTCCACCATCTCTACGCCCTGGCCTTCGATCACACGAGCCAGCACCGCTAG
- the atpE gene encoding ATP synthase F0 subunit C — protein sequence MRKLLMIALNTVALLGMASMAFAANQLDSASLGYTCLAAALGIGIAAFGCGIGMGLGLKGACEGIARNPDVSGKVTGTMILAFAFIESLAIYALVISFILLYANPYA from the coding sequence ATGCGCAAACTTCTGATGATCGCCCTGAACACCGTGGCCCTGCTGGGTATGGCTTCCATGGCTTTCGCCGCCAACCAGCTTGATTCCGCTTCCCTGGGTTACACCTGCCTGGCCGCCGCTCTCGGCATCGGCATCGCCGCTTTCGGTTGCGGTATCGGTATGGGTCTGGGCCTGAAGGGCGCCTGCGAAGGTATCGCCCGCAACCCTGACGTGAGCGGCAAAGTGACCGGTACCATGATCCTGGCCTTCGCCTTCATCGAATCCCTGGCCATTTACGCCTTGGTTATCAGCTTCATCCTGCTGTACGCCAACCCCTATGCGTAG
- a CDS encoding class I SAM-dependent RNA methyltransferase, whose amino-acid sequence MTDEIVCRIDALSHDGRGLHRPEDGGPVIFVAGSLPGQTVRARIIRRQKRFWEAQRTAVLEDVALAADICPHGEDCGGCPWQRLPYAAQLRWKGQLVRDALERIGGLGRDAALPLRPALGSPEQRAFRNKMEFAFGPADGSGLCLGLRRRGGLQVLPVPGCALPPGEGLELVRACADLAARSGLPAYVPPRSAAEEGRLRPRAEKNRGRRPRRERPATEDCGFWRFLVVRYGWPDPAPAQAAADDAPGRRWWLTCVTSPGTAEQRRTVARMGRELLDAFPHIQAFVHEERATPDALVAGETRVLCLDRRDEALPDDGAPLYLPLGGRWFGIDPASFFQVNSRAAELLAATAVDLLLSPQAGVTPRRLLDVYCGAGAPGLLAAGHFEEVLGMEYDRRAVLLAERNARRFGFGHCRYEAGDAARLLTALARKHGPGHWDHALLDPPRGGVAPEALEALLHLAPERLVYISCNPATLARDARMLSADYELVQVTPLDLFPHSPHVESVSCWQRRA is encoded by the coding sequence ATGACCGATGAGATCGTTTGCCGCATCGACGCCCTGAGCCACGACGGCCGCGGCCTGCACCGCCCCGAGGACGGCGGGCCTGTCATTTTCGTCGCGGGCTCCCTGCCCGGCCAGACGGTACGGGCCCGCATCATCCGCCGCCAGAAACGCTTCTGGGAGGCCCAGCGTACGGCGGTGCTGGAGGACGTGGCCCTGGCGGCGGACATCTGTCCCCACGGCGAGGATTGCGGCGGCTGCCCCTGGCAGCGCCTGCCCTATGCGGCCCAGCTGCGCTGGAAAGGCCAGCTGGTACGCGATGCCCTGGAGCGCATCGGCGGTCTGGGCCGTGATGCGGCCCTGCCCCTGCGGCCCGCTCTGGGCTCCCCGGAACAGCGGGCCTTCCGCAACAAGATGGAATTCGCCTTCGGCCCTGCCGACGGCAGCGGCCTGTGCCTGGGCCTGCGCCGACGCGGCGGCCTGCAGGTGCTGCCGGTGCCCGGCTGCGCCCTGCCGCCCGGCGAGGGGCTGGAGCTGGTCAGGGCCTGCGCCGATCTGGCCGCCCGCAGCGGCCTGCCCGCCTATGTGCCGCCGCGCAGCGCCGCCGAGGAAGGCCGCCTGCGGCCCCGGGCGGAAAAGAATCGCGGGCGCCGCCCCCGGCGGGAACGCCCGGCTACGGAAGACTGCGGTTTCTGGCGCTTCCTGGTGGTGCGCTACGGCTGGCCCGATCCCGCTCCGGCACAGGCCGCCGCGGACGATGCTCCGGGACGCCGCTGGTGGCTCACCTGCGTCACCAGCCCGGGCACGGCGGAACAGCGCCGTACCGTGGCCCGTATGGGCCGGGAACTGCTGGACGCCTTCCCGCACATCCAGGCCTTCGTCCATGAGGAACGTGCCACCCCTGACGCTCTGGTGGCCGGAGAGACGCGCGTGCTCTGCCTCGACCGCCGGGACGAGGCCCTGCCGGACGACGGAGCGCCGCTGTATCTCCCCCTGGGCGGCCGCTGGTTCGGTATCGATCCCGCATCCTTTTTCCAGGTCAACAGCCGGGCCGCCGAATTGCTGGCCGCCACGGCCGTGGATCTGCTCCTCTCCCCCCAGGCGGGCGTGACGCCCCGCCGTCTGCTGGATGTCTATTGCGGTGCGGGGGCTCCTGGCCTGCTGGCCGCAGGACACTTTGAAGAGGTGCTGGGCATGGAGTACGACCGCCGCGCCGTGCTCCTGGCGGAGCGCAATGCCCGCCGTTTCGGCTTCGGCCATTGCCGCTACGAGGCCGGGGACGCCGCCCGCCTGCTGACGGCCCTGGCCCGCAAGCACGGCCCCGGGCACTGGGATCATGCCCTGCTGGACCCGCCGCGCGGCGGTGTGGCCCCGGAAGCGCTGGAGGCCCTGCTCCATCTGGCTCCGGAGCGCCTGGTCTACATCTCGTGCAACCCGGCCACCCTGGCCCGCGATGCCCGGATGCTGTCCGCCGATTATGAGCTGGTGCAGGTGACGCCCCTGGACCTCTTCCCCCACAGCCCGCACGTGGAAAGCGTGAGCTGCTGGCAGCGTCGCGCCTGA
- a CDS encoding AtpZ/AtpI family protein, whose product MSLKDIFKQQSKGMESLATTGTIGMHMVSGPLVGFAIGYGLDAWLETGPWLKLVFLVIGIIAGFMNVYEDTQRLLRKMSREEEQKRAEALADRPERVTVKKKTVVPDSIARACAAETAAVSRETGGRAPSAQLRTGTTSPEAPEGEGTKTGGHDRNDG is encoded by the coding sequence GTGTCACTGAAGGACATTTTCAAACAGCAGAGCAAGGGCATGGAATCCCTTGCCACCACGGGCACCATCGGCATGCATATGGTGAGCGGCCCGCTGGTGGGTTTCGCCATAGGCTACGGACTCGACGCCTGGCTGGAGACGGGTCCCTGGCTGAAGCTGGTCTTCCTGGTCATCGGGATCATCGCCGGTTTCATGAACGTCTATGAGGATACCCAGCGTCTGCTGCGCAAGATGTCCCGCGAAGAAGAACAAAAACGTGCCGAAGCCCTGGCCGACAGGCCGGAGCGCGTCACGGTGAAGAAAAAAACGGTCGTCCCGGACAGCATCGCCCGGGCCTGCGCGGCGGAAACCGCCGCCGTCAGCCGGGAAACCGGCGGCAGGGCCCCCAGTGCGCAGCTGCGCACCGGCACGACCAGCCCGGAAGCCCCCGAGGGCGAAGGCACGAAGACCGGCGGTCACGACCGCAATGACGGATAA
- a CDS encoding phosphotransferase: protein MRANILCAGFGTRLRPFTYLKPKPLLNIGGYPLVERTIRQLHADGVTDIALVVGYKHECFNYLVDKYGVQLIISAQYATANNYSSLQLVAHRLGDSLVIDGDTYIRRPVVPLVRPGVSQFICQQTQQGHEWELITDADDRVVSVRKDSPSGYCMSGVSYWTEEAAALIREELDRSGPDDYWEDSVIRILDRVPVYATRVKMLLCEIDSLSDALSLGLLTPDELADQCSETQMAEKLKGLTNDTYHIQLDGKGLVLRIPGQGTDQIIDRSVEAAMLEMVKDLDITPECHFYAGGIKTTDFLEGYRILNHDTLDRFEVRGVVDIMRRLHDIRMPEGFREKYGPSAVLSVLSEVKLYERQSGVNLLADHERSLFYDFAREMDSDEKRFCHRDFVLENILRKGDDIKLIDFEYACFCSPYWDYASFVTETRLSGPLLDAFIEASGADRTRLLKAMIIVDYIWGLWGFYRECIDYGRGRIAEMDRNLKLLQRGEQLA, encoded by the coding sequence ATGCGTGCCAACATTCTTTGTGCCGGCTTCGGGACGCGTCTGCGCCCCTTCACCTATCTGAAGCCCAAGCCCCTGCTCAACATCGGCGGATATCCGCTGGTGGAACGTACCATCCGCCAGCTCCATGCCGACGGCGTCACCGACATCGCCCTGGTGGTCGGTTACAAGCACGAATGCTTCAACTATCTTGTGGACAAATACGGCGTCCAGCTCATCATCTCGGCGCAGTATGCCACGGCCAACAACTATTCCTCCCTCCAGCTGGTGGCCCACCGCCTGGGCGACAGCCTGGTCATCGACGGTGACACCTACATCCGCCGTCCGGTGGTGCCCCTGGTGCGTCCCGGGGTCTCGCAGTTCATCTGCCAGCAGACCCAGCAGGGCCATGAATGGGAGCTGATCACCGATGCCGACGACCGCGTGGTCTCCGTGCGCAAGGATTCGCCCTCGGGCTACTGCATGTCCGGCGTCTCCTACTGGACCGAGGAGGCCGCGGCCCTCATCCGCGAGGAACTGGACAGGAGCGGCCCGGACGACTACTGGGAAGACTCCGTCATCCGCATCCTGGACCGCGTGCCCGTCTACGCCACGCGGGTGAAGATGCTGCTCTGCGAGATCGACAGCCTGAGCGACGCCCTTTCCCTGGGCCTGCTGACGCCCGACGAACTGGCCGACCAGTGCTCCGAGACCCAGATGGCCGAAAAGCTCAAGGGCCTGACCAACGACACCTATCACATCCAGCTGGACGGCAAGGGCCTTGTGCTGCGCATCCCCGGCCAGGGCACCGACCAGATCATCGACCGCAGCGTGGAAGCGGCCATGCTGGAGATGGTGAAGGATCTGGACATCACGCCCGAGTGCCACTTCTACGCGGGCGGCATCAAGACCACGGACTTTCTGGAAGGCTACCGCATCCTGAACCACGACACCCTGGACCGGTTCGAGGTGCGCGGGGTGGTGGACATCATGCGCCGCCTGCATGACATCCGCATGCCCGAAGGCTTCCGCGAAAAGTACGGCCCCAGCGCCGTGCTCTCCGTGCTTTCCGAGGTCAAGCTCTACGAACGCCAGAGCGGCGTCAACCTGCTGGCCGACCATGAGCGCAGCCTGTTCTACGATTTCGCCCGCGAGATGGACAGCGACGAGAAGCGCTTCTGCCATCGCGACTTCGTGCTGGAGAACATTCTGCGCAAGGGCGACGACATCAAGCTCATCGACTTCGAGTACGCCTGCTTCTGCTCGCCCTACTGGGACTACGCCAGCTTCGTCACCGAGACCCGTCTTTCCGGCCCCCTGCTGGACGCCTTTATCGAAGCCAGCGGCGCGGACCGCACCCGCCTGCTCAAGGCCATGATCATCGTGGATTACATCTGGGGCCTGTGGGGCTTCTACCGCGAGTGCATCGACTACGGTCGTGGCCGCATCGCGGAAATGGACCGCAACCTGAAACTGCTGCAACGCGGAGAACAACTGGCATGA
- a CDS encoding cobyrinate a,c-diamide synthase, producing MPAVSSHPRTPRAGASSARICISALSGGGGKTLLSLGLARAFSRQGLAVQPFKKGPDYIDAAWLSLAAGRQASNLDPYFLSPARLRALFRHVMGRSGARLALLEGNRGLFDGMDVRGSCATAELARTLDCPVLLSLDCTKMTRTAAALVAGVRNFEPGLRLAGVVLNQVASARHEGILREAITTYTDVPVLGAIPRLRENPLPERHMGLASLCGDDLSPQAQEILEKLADVVRDHVDMDRVLSIADDLPALPEEPDFWDETAWAGEGAVASSGEGQPVVCSEAPAPAAGAGTSPRADAPRIGYVRDRALWFYYEENLEALRRAGAELVRLSLLDDAAWPELDGLYLGGGFPEDWARELSASPHLARLGTLAARGLPIYAECGGFMVLASALERDGQRWPMSGIFPVETRFCPKPQGLGYVRADVVLPNPYFPQGSVLRGHEFHYSLCHEPAAVSGRLDHALRLRKGTGMGRDAEGHGRDGLVSGRVWAAYCHIFAPAVPGWAPRFVELARCYRQERMGG from the coding sequence ATGCCCGCCGTGTCTTCCCATCCCCGCACGCCCCGCGCAGGGGCCTCGTCCGCCCGTATCTGCATCTCCGCCCTGTCCGGGGGCGGCGGCAAGACCCTGCTCTCGCTGGGCCTGGCGCGGGCCTTTTCCCGGCAGGGGCTGGCCGTCCAGCCCTTCAAGAAAGGCCCGGACTATATCGACGCGGCCTGGCTCTCGCTGGCGGCCGGACGGCAGGCCAGCAATCTGGACCCCTATTTCCTGTCCCCCGCGCGTCTGCGGGCCCTGTTCCGTCATGTGATGGGGCGCAGCGGGGCCCGGCTGGCCCTGCTGGAAGGCAACCGCGGCCTTTTTGACGGCATGGACGTGCGCGGCTCCTGCGCCACGGCCGAACTGGCCCGCACGCTGGACTGCCCGGTGCTGCTCAGTCTGGATTGTACCAAGATGACCCGCACGGCCGCTGCCCTGGTGGCCGGGGTACGGAATTTCGAGCCCGGCCTGCGTCTGGCGGGCGTGGTGCTCAATCAGGTGGCCTCGGCCCGGCATGAAGGCATTTTGCGTGAGGCCATCACCACCTACACGGACGTGCCCGTGCTGGGGGCCATTCCCCGCCTGCGCGAGAACCCCCTGCCGGAACGGCACATGGGGCTCGCCTCGCTGTGCGGTGACGATCTGAGCCCGCAGGCCCAAGAGATATTGGAAAAACTGGCCGATGTGGTGCGCGACCATGTGGATATGGACCGCGTGTTGTCCATCGCCGACGACCTGCCCGCTCTGCCCGAAGAGCCGGATTTCTGGGACGAGACCGCCTGGGCCGGGGAGGGCGCTGTGGCCTCTTCCGGCGAAGGGCAGCCTGTGGTCTGCTCCGAGGCTCCGGCCCCCGCTGCCGGGGCTGGGACGTCCCCCCGGGCGGATGCCCCGCGCATCGGCTATGTGCGCGACCGGGCCCTGTGGTTCTATTATGAGGAGAACCTCGAAGCCCTGCGCCGGGCCGGTGCGGAGCTGGTACGCCTTTCCCTGCTGGATGACGCGGCGTGGCCGGAGCTGGACGGCCTGTATCTGGGCGGCGGTTTCCCCGAAGACTGGGCCCGGGAGCTGTCCGCTTCGCCGCATCTGGCCCGGCTGGGTACACTGGCCGCCAGGGGCTTGCCCATCTACGCCGAATGCGGCGGCTTCATGGTCCTGGCTTCGGCTCTGGAGCGCGACGGACAGCGCTGGCCCATGAGCGGCATCTTTCCCGTGGAGACCCGCTTCTGCCCCAAGCCGCAGGGCCTGGGCTATGTGCGGGCCGACGTGGTGTTGCCCAATCCCTATTTTCCCCAGGGCTCTGTCCTGCGCGGACATGAGTTCCACTACTCCCTCTGCCACGAGCCTGCCGCCGTCAGCGGCCGTCTGGATCATGCCCTGCGCCTGCGCAAGGGCACGGGCATGGGCCGCGATGCCGAGGGCCACGGCCGGGATGGTCTGGTGAGCGGCCGGGTCTGGGCCGCCTATTGTCATATCTTTGCCCCGGCAGTGCCCGGATGGGCCCCCCGTTTCGTGGAGCTGGCCCGTTGCTACCGCCAGGAACGGATGGGAGGATAG